In [Leptolyngbya] sp. PCC 7376, a genomic segment contains:
- a CDS encoding pentapeptide repeat-containing protein — MAQLTAAEVLAKIQADEPLVNSELSALDLSGKTLDCGDFTGAYLRRTNLTEASCVGTNFAKATLILAQLKQCNLTEAHLEGSIFTQADFTEANLQQVKAAGVNLQGATLSQSMGRGGNFERGNFSEVKASQAQFERANLVKIQAQKADFTSANLNKSNLSRSHCHNTNFTEATFISADLEQGDFTEANFTKANLTQVNGINTVFHEGTFTDTCFDNAQLELANFWRSTITGATFRNASLFSASLEYATLTDIDFSGADLRSAVFFKSNLEGSCFDNCRLEGAIFGDVTGLTAEQKNFLKQNGALNVA; from the coding sequence ATGGCTCAATTGACTGCTGCTGAAGTACTCGCAAAAATCCAAGCCGATGAACCTCTCGTCAATAGCGAACTCAGCGCCCTTGATCTCAGCGGGAAAACTCTCGACTGTGGCGATTTTACAGGAGCCTATCTTCGCCGTACAAACTTGACAGAGGCCTCTTGTGTCGGCACTAATTTTGCGAAGGCAACCCTGATTTTGGCGCAGCTCAAGCAGTGCAATCTCACTGAAGCTCACCTCGAAGGGAGTATCTTTACCCAAGCCGATTTTACAGAAGCAAACCTCCAGCAAGTAAAGGCTGCTGGCGTAAATCTACAGGGTGCAACGTTATCCCAAAGTATGGGGCGAGGAGGGAATTTCGAACGCGGTAACTTTAGCGAAGTGAAGGCGAGCCAAGCTCAATTTGAACGAGCAAATCTTGTTAAAATCCAAGCTCAAAAAGCTGATTTCACCAGCGCCAATTTAAATAAAAGCAATCTCAGCCGTAGCCATTGTCACAACACAAACTTTACTGAGGCCACATTTATCTCCGCAGATTTAGAGCAGGGAGATTTTACCGAAGCAAATTTCACAAAAGCGAATCTCACTCAAGTTAATGGTATTAATACGGTCTTCCATGAAGGGACTTTCACCGACACTTGTTTTGATAATGCTCAATTAGAACTCGCGAATTTTTGGCGTTCAACTATTACTGGGGCAACCTTTCGTAATGCCTCGCTGTTTAGTGCTTCCCTCGAATATGCCACTCTGACTGATATTGATTTTAGTGGTGCCGATTTACGCAGTGCTGTTTTTTTTAAGTCCAATTTAGAGGGGTCTTGTTTTGACAACTGCCGCTTAGAAGGGGCTATTTTTGGTGATGTGACAGGGTTAACGGCTGAACAAAAAAACTTTCTTAAGCAAAATGGTGCTTTAAATGTGGCTTAG
- a CDS encoding translation initiation factor → MARKKIVYQEFGSAPETETPEIVDLPPNQQNIRIQSTRSGRKGKTVTVITGFQHAPATLTKLTKQLKNKCGAGGTLKDGVIEIQGDRRKQLLELLTQQGYKAKISGG, encoded by the coding sequence ATGGCACGCAAAAAAATTGTTTATCAGGAGTTTGGGTCTGCACCGGAAACGGAGACGCCAGAAATTGTTGATCTGCCGCCAAATCAACAAAATATTCGGATTCAATCGACTCGCTCTGGTCGTAAGGGAAAAACGGTGACAGTAATCACTGGGTTTCAGCATGCTCCTGCAACGCTCACGAAGCTCACGAAGCAGCTTAAAAATAAGTGCGGAGCTGGTGGCACATTAAAGGATGGTGTGATTGAAATTCAGGGCGATCGCCGAAAGCAATTATTAGAGTTGCTGACGCAGCAGGGCTATAAAGCCAAGATTAGCGGTGGTTAA
- a CDS encoding Uma2 family endonuclease yields the protein MTDTNPTYKDTSTDLRSEFDRGRMIQKSIPTMARNEICQFLLFKLQQHFSMQEDVDLVTLFNVGVRTGFKTSRVPTLLVCSPELLQVLRRRSGPAVLNFGEIPILAIEVQENRADYLLKKAEYALLEIPEVWMIDPEKERIQVWTNPTNENGYQHQDYSGDDQLVSTQLSDIELTVAEILNPQSYTELMQEEVDANFELQDGFSMEWQQMALARSEYEELQEQYRELEALVHNELQEKAVLLELLEEKGIDLKAELTPGEFAMLQDDLEARKLKQENEELEKAEEGDTTLGEIMDDDSFDNLLTDEGNELIELQSL from the coding sequence ATGACAGATACCAACCCCACATACAAAGACACAAGTACCGACCTCCGCTCTGAATTTGACCGTGGACGCATGATTCAAAAATCCATTCCAACCATGGCGAGAAATGAAATTTGCCAGTTTTTACTCTTTAAACTACAACAACATTTCTCGATGCAAGAGGATGTAGATTTAGTCACCTTATTTAATGTCGGTGTGCGTACTGGATTTAAAACCTCCCGTGTGCCAACTCTGTTAGTCTGTTCCCCAGAATTATTGCAAGTTCTACGCCGCCGCTCTGGCCCTGCGGTTTTAAACTTTGGCGAAATCCCAATATTAGCGATCGAAGTCCAAGAGAATCGCGCTGACTACCTGCTCAAGAAAGCAGAATATGCACTTCTCGAAATTCCTGAAGTTTGGATGATTGATCCAGAGAAGGAACGCATTCAAGTTTGGACAAATCCAACAAATGAAAACGGCTATCAACATCAAGATTATTCAGGTGATGACCAGCTTGTTTCCACTCAACTGTCTGATATAGAGCTGACAGTAGCCGAAATCCTTAACCCCCAATCCTATACAGAGCTGATGCAGGAAGAAGTTGATGCCAACTTCGAACTACAGGATGGCTTCAGCATGGAGTGGCAACAAATGGCCTTAGCTCGTTCAGAGTATGAAGAGTTACAGGAACAATATCGCGAGTTAGAAGCTCTCGTTCACAACGAATTGCAAGAAAAAGCTGTGTTGTTGGAATTGCTTGAGGAAAAAGGTATTGATCTTAAAGCTGAGCTAACTCCCGGTGAATTCGCCATGCTCCAAGATGATTTGGAAGCGCGCAAACTTAAGCAGGAAAATGAGGAGTTGGAGAAGGCAGAAGAGGGAGATACTACGTTAGGCGAGATCATGGATGATGATTCCTTTGATAACTTGCTCACGGATGAAGGCAATGAGTTGATTGAGCTGCAATCGCTCTAA
- a CDS encoding VOC family protein, with protein MHHISIRTADIHRAIAFYGLLGFTTEVQFTTGYSLACWLQGELGRIELIQIPEPKPAPDAFGDEHYVGYYHISFDLTELTESLPDWLAKLQTQSTESIKVLLKPQQQMIGDRIYEVMFLADPDGLPLEFIRLQGENS; from the coding sequence ATGCACCACATTTCGATTCGTACTGCGGATATTCATCGGGCGATCGCCTTTTATGGGTTATTGGGTTTTACAACAGAGGTGCAATTTACAACGGGTTATAGCCTCGCCTGTTGGTTGCAAGGAGAACTTGGACGTATTGAACTGATTCAAATTCCAGAACCGAAGCCAGCTCCTGATGCATTTGGAGATGAGCATTATGTCGGCTACTATCACATTTCCTTTGACCTAACGGAGCTTACAGAAAGCTTGCCGGATTGGCTCGCTAAGCTCCAAACGCAATCCACTGAGTCGATTAAAGTTTTGCTCAAGCCTCAACAACAAATGATCGGCGATCGCATTTATGAGGTAATGTTTCTCGCAGATCCAGATGGACTGCCCCTCGAATTTATCAGGTTACAAGGGGAAAATTCTTAA
- a CDS encoding TIGR00297 family protein, whose amino-acid sequence MTLLENPWFVAITLNTILVAGALIAPKKLLTPMGYLHAWLLGVLVWGCLNWQGYVVVMFYFLVGVGVTKIGKDIKEAAGIAEGRGGLRGPENVWGSALIGTICALASLFVPEFWQGLFFLGYVASFSTKLSDTAASEVGKAYGKRTFLITTFRPVPPGTEGAVSLEGTLAGIVASLAIAVVGYGVGMIDILGILWCAIAAFIATNLESVIGATIQEKFGLLTNEVVNIINTLIGAIVAIFLAWLYWTATL is encoded by the coding sequence ATGACTTTGCTCGAAAATCCTTGGTTTGTGGCGATCACCCTGAATACAATCTTGGTGGCGGGAGCCTTGATTGCACCGAAAAAACTCCTCACACCCATGGGCTATCTCCACGCTTGGCTACTCGGGGTATTAGTGTGGGGTTGTCTCAATTGGCAAGGTTATGTCGTAGTGATGTTCTACTTTTTAGTGGGTGTTGGCGTCACAAAAATTGGCAAAGATATTAAAGAAGCCGCAGGTATTGCCGAAGGTCGCGGTGGTTTGCGAGGCCCCGAAAATGTTTGGGGTTCAGCTTTGATCGGCACAATTTGCGCCCTCGCTTCATTATTTGTTCCTGAGTTTTGGCAAGGTTTATTTTTCCTCGGCTATGTCGCCAGTTTTAGTACCAAGCTTTCCGACACAGCTGCCAGCGAAGTGGGTAAAGCCTACGGCAAACGCACGTTCCTAATCACAACTTTTCGACCCGTCCCTCCCGGCACAGAGGGGGCAGTAAGCCTAGAAGGAACCCTAGCTGGTATTGTTGCTTCTCTGGCGATCGCTGTCGTGGGTTATGGTGTCGGCATGATCGATATTTTAGGGATCCTCTGGTGCGCGATCGCCGCCTTTATTGCCACTAACCTTGAGAGCGTCATTGGCGCGACAATTCAAGAAAAATTCGGCCTACTCACCAACGAAGTTGTCAATATCATCAATACCTTGATCGGGGCGATCGTCGCAATCTTTCTAGCTTGGTTATACTGGACGGCAACTTTATAA
- a CDS encoding ferredoxin--nitrite reductase produces MTDAPKKVKLTKIEKAKIEKPGLAIKDEIEQFAQSGWEAMDKDDLIIRLKFLGLFHRPVTPGKFMLRMRTPNGILTSEKMRVLAEVVKRYGEDGSADITTRQNLQLRGIRLEDVPDIFQKFNDADLTSIQSGHDNIRNITGSPVSGIDPEEYFDTRELADKLQEMITNGGEGSPEFSDLPRKFNICVEGAPDNSSHVEINDIAYVPAFKDGEFGFNVLVGGYFSAQRIAEGIPINVWVPPAEKEVLAVSRGIVALYSRYGAEEGLRGNRAKARVLWLVEAWGVEKFRAKLEEETGLTFAEAAPEDAFTMEKRDHVGVYPQKQEGYSYIGLHVPAGRLTAEDMFEVARLAETYGTGEIRATVEENFIIPHVKNENVDTFLKEPLLEKFSTNPSTLVRSFVSCTGNRYCNFALIETKEQGLALARELDAELDIPQRVRMHWTGCPNSCGQAQVGDLGMLGAKAKVDGKIVEAVNLYSGGTVGKGASLGSMVEKKVPCGETLKEKVKGILVEQFGATPKA; encoded by the coding sequence ATGACTGACGCACCCAAAAAGGTCAAACTCACCAAGATTGAAAAAGCCAAAATTGAAAAACCAGGCTTAGCGATCAAAGACGAAATCGAGCAGTTTGCTCAGTCCGGTTGGGAAGCAATGGACAAAGATGACCTAATTATCCGTCTCAAATTTTTAGGCTTGTTCCACCGCCCTGTCACCCCTGGCAAATTTATGCTGCGGATGCGAACACCCAATGGCATTTTAACCAGCGAGAAAATGCGCGTTCTTGCCGAAGTTGTCAAACGTTATGGCGAAGATGGTAGCGCAGACATTACGACCCGCCAAAACCTACAACTACGAGGGATTCGCCTTGAAGATGTCCCTGATATTTTTCAGAAATTTAATGATGCAGACCTGACAAGTATTCAGTCTGGCCACGACAATATCCGTAACATCACAGGTTCCCCTGTTTCTGGCATTGACCCCGAAGAATATTTTGATACCCGTGAGTTAGCCGATAAGCTCCAAGAGATGATCACCAATGGCGGTGAAGGTAGTCCTGAATTTAGCGACTTACCTCGTAAATTCAACATCTGTGTTGAAGGAGCACCCGATAACTCTTCCCACGTTGAAATTAACGACATTGCCTACGTTCCCGCATTTAAGGACGGTGAATTTGGCTTTAATGTCCTCGTCGGTGGTTATTTCTCAGCCCAGAGAATTGCAGAAGGTATTCCGATTAATGTGTGGGTTCCCCCAGCAGAAAAAGAAGTTCTCGCAGTGAGCCGTGGCATCGTTGCTCTCTATTCCCGTTATGGTGCAGAGGAAGGCTTACGTGGTAATCGTGCAAAAGCCCGTGTTTTATGGCTCGTTGAAGCTTGGGGCGTTGAAAAATTCCGCGCCAAACTCGAAGAAGAAACTGGTTTGACTTTTGCGGAAGCTGCTCCTGAAGATGCATTCACCATGGAAAAGCGTGACCATGTTGGTGTTTATCCCCAAAAGCAAGAAGGATATAGCTACATCGGCCTACACGTTCCGGCTGGTCGATTGACTGCTGAAGATATGTTCGAGGTAGCTCGCCTCGCTGAAACTTATGGTACAGGTGAAATTCGTGCCACGGTTGAAGAGAATTTTATTATTCCCCATGTTAAAAATGAGAACGTTGACACCTTCCTCAAAGAGCCATTACTAGAGAAATTTTCGACGAATCCTTCTACGCTTGTTCGTTCTTTTGTGTCCTGTACAGGTAATCGTTATTGCAATTTTGCGCTTATCGAAACGAAGGAGCAGGGTTTGGCTCTAGCGCGGGAACTTGATGCAGAGTTGGATATTCCCCAACGAGTCAGAATGCACTGGACTGGTTGCCCGAACTCCTGTGGTCAAGCACAAGTGGGTGATCTGGGAATGCTTGGTGCGAAGGCCAAGGTTGATGGCAAGATTGTTGAGGCGGTCAATCTTTATTCTGGTGGTACTGTCGGTAAGGGCGCCAGTCTCGGTTCGATGGTAGAGAAGAAAGTCCCTTGTGGTGAAACACTGAAGGAAAAGGTAAAAGGCATTTTAGTTGAGCAGTTTGGGGCAACGCCAAAGGCTTAG
- a CDS encoding ATP-binding protein, with translation MAIRRRIIKGYTVVLGVALAGIIGGLAVGDAYERHAQELRREATTERKLFNELQVSILRNRLANQLSPYLSKPAEFEQASQAFFNRLDEIELILEAHHQLHNDIGSSEHSHHEDTQSQMSAEQEEHHHHEEMTSEHQPSSIREHMPSILNLPSQSFVADIDSLHESMEKFEAILATFRQKVRVFVDEIIAAPPTTDEELAIAQTKLLELARSEEFSNFVNYPEELMLFLDEVTRREQLAEDNLRRAERIRVLIILGSLCLSMLLAAIVAVITSRAIAKPISEIAEFSHRVTKAEDFNQSLDVQGDDEIETLSSSLNQLIRQVYLLLNTIGRKNEELEQAFEQLQQQQIQMVQTEKMSSLGALVAGIAHEINNPVNFIHGNIHHSRIYLEDLLRLLKLYQEHYPTPNQEIEDEVEAIDLNFLITDFPKILNSMTLGTQRIRDIVLSLRTFSRTDEAEFKAVNIHEGIDSTLVILNHRLKEESGRPAIQIIKNYGELPLIECFPGQLNQVFINILNNAIDALEESSFNLSTAELTASPNQITISTGIIAPNKIELRFKDNGQGMTDDIQEKIFNPFFTTKLIGEGTGMGMSISYQIITENHAGEIFVNSTAKVGSELIIRIPIRHTPVSKQSEQEQYLASS, from the coding sequence ATGGCTATCCGCAGACGCATTATCAAAGGCTATACCGTGGTTCTAGGGGTTGCCCTTGCCGGAATTATTGGGGGATTGGCTGTGGGTGATGCTTATGAAAGACATGCCCAAGAGCTCAGACGGGAAGCAACAACTGAGCGTAAGTTATTTAATGAGCTACAAGTTAGTATTTTGCGTAATCGGCTCGCAAATCAGTTATCGCCTTACTTATCAAAACCGGCTGAATTTGAACAAGCGAGCCAAGCTTTTTTTAATCGGCTTGACGAAATTGAGTTGATTCTAGAAGCTCACCATCAACTTCATAACGACATAGGTTCTTCTGAGCATTCTCACCATGAAGATACTCAATCACAGATGTCAGCAGAACAAGAGGAACATCATCATCACGAAGAGATGACTAGTGAGCATCAGCCTTCTTCAATCCGTGAGCATATGCCAAGCATATTAAATCTACCATCTCAAAGTTTCGTTGCAGACATCGATAGTTTGCATGAATCGATGGAGAAATTCGAAGCCATTTTGGCCACATTCCGGCAAAAAGTCCGCGTTTTTGTAGATGAGATAATAGCCGCGCCACCAACGACAGATGAGGAGTTGGCGATCGCCCAAACAAAACTACTGGAGCTAGCCCGGAGCGAAGAATTTTCAAACTTTGTCAACTATCCTGAAGAGCTAATGCTTTTTTTAGATGAAGTTACACGTCGTGAACAACTCGCAGAAGATAATTTACGACGGGCAGAAAGAATCCGTGTGCTAATTATTTTAGGGAGTCTATGTCTTTCAATGCTCTTGGCAGCCATTGTCGCCGTCATTACCAGTCGGGCGATCGCCAAACCCATCTCAGAAATTGCCGAATTCTCTCACCGCGTCACCAAAGCAGAAGACTTCAACCAATCCCTTGACGTTCAGGGAGATGACGAAATTGAAACCCTCTCCAGTTCCCTAAACCAACTCATCCGCCAAGTCTATTTACTGCTCAATACCATTGGCAGAAAAAACGAGGAGCTAGAACAAGCCTTCGAACAACTACAACAGCAGCAAATTCAGATGGTTCAGACAGAGAAAATGTCGAGCCTTGGAGCATTAGTTGCAGGTATCGCCCATGAAATCAATAATCCCGTTAACTTTATCCACGGCAATATCCATCACTCTCGCATATATCTCGAAGATCTCCTCAGACTCCTAAAGCTCTACCAAGAACATTACCCAACACCAAATCAAGAAATAGAGGATGAAGTCGAGGCGATCGACCTTAACTTTCTCATCACAGACTTCCCAAAAATCCTCAATTCCATGACCCTCGGTACCCAGAGAATTCGTGACATTGTCTTATCTCTCCGTACCTTTTCTCGTACAGACGAAGCCGAATTTAAAGCTGTCAATATCCATGAAGGCATCGACAGTACCCTCGTTATTTTGAACCACCGACTCAAAGAAGAATCTGGACGACCTGCAATCCAAATCATCAAGAATTACGGCGAATTACCTTTGATCGAATGTTTCCCTGGCCAGCTCAATCAAGTCTTTATCAACATTTTGAACAATGCCATCGATGCCCTAGAAGAATCTAGCTTCAATCTCTCTACAGCTGAACTAACAGCATCCCCAAACCAAATCACTATTAGCACTGGTATTATTGCCCCAAACAAAATTGAACTTCGATTTAAAGACAATGGTCAGGGGATGACTGATGATATACAAGAAAAAATCTTTAATCCCTTTTTCACAACCAAACTTATTGGTGAAGGGACAGGTATGGGAATGTCAATTAGCTATCAAATCATCACAGAGAACCATGCAGGTGAAATATTTGTAAACTCAACAGCTAAAGTTGGCTCAGAATTAATTATCCGGATTCCCATCCGACATACACCAGTATCAAAACAATCTGAGCAAGAGCAATATCTCGCTAGTAGCTAA
- a CDS encoding phycobilisome rod-core linker polypeptide, with translation MTIPLLQYAPSTQNGRVEGYDPRGDEQSFIFTTENILSDIDLDVLIDAAYRQIFFHAFKADREQFLESQLRNGQITVRDFIRGLLLSETYLDSFYTKNNNYRFVEQCVQRVLGRDVYGEREKLAWSIVIAKKGVATFVDELLNTDEYLENFGYDTVPYQRRRSLASRAEGDTPFNVKSPRYDAYHRAQLGFPKLVWQNAVRRFRAPEQAAKAGDPSLPMYVNMARKAIIPQVNAPVSTANINMSSVPYRKV, from the coding sequence TTGACAATTCCATTATTACAATATGCCCCATCCACCCAAAACGGTCGGGTAGAGGGATATGATCCCCGAGGCGATGAGCAGTCTTTTATCTTCACCACAGAGAATATCCTTAGCGATATCGACTTAGATGTGCTGATCGATGCTGCGTATCGTCAAATTTTCTTCCATGCATTTAAAGCTGATCGCGAGCAGTTTTTAGAGTCTCAACTCCGCAACGGCCAAATTACTGTCCGTGATTTTATTCGTGGTTTGTTGCTTTCTGAAACTTATCTCGATAGTTTTTACACAAAAAATAATAACTATCGCTTTGTCGAACAGTGTGTGCAACGCGTACTAGGCCGTGATGTTTATGGTGAACGCGAAAAACTCGCTTGGTCAATTGTCATTGCGAAAAAAGGTGTTGCTACCTTTGTTGATGAGCTGCTCAACACTGATGAGTACTTAGAAAACTTCGGTTATGATACTGTCCCTTACCAACGCCGTCGTAGCTTAGCTAGCCGTGCAGAAGGTGACACTCCTTTCAACGTCAAATCTCCCCGTTACGATGCTTACCATCGTGCTCAATTGGGCTTTCCAAAACTTGTTTGGCAAAATGCTGTGCGCCGCTTTCGTGCGCCTGAGCAAGCAGCTAAGGCCGGTGATCCTTCGTTGCCAATGTATGTAAACATGGCGCGTAAAGCGATTATTCCTCAGGTTAATGCTCCTGTTTCCACGGCAAATATCAATATGTCCTCTGTTCCTTACCGTAAGGTCTAA